The following coding sequences lie in one Sphingobium sp. KCTC 72723 genomic window:
- a CDS encoding type I secretion system permease/ATPase, producing MIASHISILRELWGFTRQPPRLMGLIVLASCVLNILLLGGSLYMMLVYDSVLPSRSVSTLFGLLVLILIVYAFQGFFDQMRAGMLADVANGVDRALSRRVQGAIADMAMRGEKLPGDGLGPMRDLEQLRGFIATGVATMIDLPWMILFLATLFLLHVWLGVTTLIGAAILFGLALFNNSMTRAPSQRMSQAAAYRNNMASANLRHVELLSALGMRERMQARWEKVDQYHGDMQSRLTQVVAGLGGLSKILRIALQSIILTVGALLVIDGKATGGIIFASSILSGRALAPVDHMIANWRGFAAARDGMHRLADLLRRNPVAPAIATQLPAPKGELRVEALFAGPPANPVMLVQGVDFTLRAGDVCGMIGPSGAGKTSLGRVLMGLWPPARGTVRLDGATLDQWEESERGAFLGYLPQSVELLDGTVAESISRFDGANDSAAIIAAAQAAGVHDLIMGLPQGYDSKLGEDGGLLSAGQRQRVGLARALYRDPFLVVLDEPNSNLDGEGEKCLHQALIAIRKRGGIAIVISHQMGVLIQASHVLCLNNGRMDAFGPAAEVMARYMPRPQPIASAPPSQQPPVTERG from the coding sequence TTGATCGCATCGCATATCAGCATCCTACGCGAATTATGGGGCTTCACGCGCCAGCCTCCGCGGTTGATGGGCCTTATCGTGTTGGCCAGTTGCGTGCTGAACATCCTGCTGCTCGGCGGGTCGCTCTACATGATGCTGGTCTATGATTCGGTGCTGCCCAGCCGGTCGGTGTCCACTTTGTTCGGGTTGCTGGTGCTGATCCTGATCGTCTATGCGTTTCAGGGGTTTTTCGACCAGATGCGCGCGGGAATGCTGGCCGACGTTGCCAATGGCGTGGACCGGGCATTGTCGCGGCGGGTGCAGGGCGCGATAGCCGACATGGCGATGCGGGGCGAAAAGCTGCCCGGTGACGGGCTTGGCCCGATGCGCGACCTGGAACAGTTGCGCGGCTTCATCGCCACCGGCGTCGCCACGATGATCGACCTGCCATGGATGATCCTGTTTCTGGCCACCCTGTTCCTGCTGCATGTCTGGCTGGGCGTCACGACGCTGATCGGCGCGGCGATCCTGTTCGGGCTAGCGCTGTTCAACAACAGCATGACCCGCGCGCCCTCCCAGCGCATGTCGCAAGCCGCTGCCTATCGCAACAATATGGCCAGCGCCAATTTGCGCCATGTCGAATTGCTGTCGGCGCTGGGCATGCGGGAGAGGATGCAGGCGCGGTGGGAGAAGGTCGACCAGTATCATGGCGACATGCAGAGCCGGTTGACGCAGGTCGTCGCGGGTCTGGGCGGGCTAAGCAAGATTTTGCGGATCGCGTTGCAATCGATCATCCTGACGGTCGGCGCATTGCTGGTGATCGACGGGAAGGCGACGGGCGGGATCATCTTTGCGTCCTCGATTCTTTCGGGCCGTGCGCTGGCCCCGGTCGACCATATGATCGCCAACTGGCGTGGTTTTGCCGCAGCGCGTGATGGCATGCACCGGCTGGCGGACCTGTTGCGGCGCAATCCGGTTGCGCCCGCCATTGCGACCCAACTGCCCGCGCCCAAGGGCGAATTGCGGGTCGAGGCTTTGTTTGCCGGGCCACCTGCCAATCCGGTGATGCTGGTGCAGGGCGTGGATTTCACGCTGCGCGCCGGGGATGTCTGCGGCATGATCGGGCCGAGCGGCGCGGGCAAGACGTCGCTGGGCCGGGTGCTGATGGGGCTGTGGCCACCTGCACGCGGCACCGTGCGGCTGGACGGGGCGACGCTGGACCAGTGGGAAGAAAGTGAGCGCGGCGCATTTCTGGGCTATCTGCCGCAATCGGTCGAGTTGCTGGACGGGACGGTCGCGGAAAGTATCAGCCGGTTCGATGGGGCCAATGATTCCGCCGCCATCATAGCTGCGGCACAGGCCGCGGGGGTCCATGACCTGATCATGGGCCTGCCGCAGGGATATGACAGTAAGTTGGGCGAGGATGGCGGATTGTTGTCGGCGGGCCAGCGGCAGCGCGTAGGCTTGGCCCGCGCGCTGTATCGCGATCCGTTTCTGGTCGTGCTGGACGAACCCAACAGCAATCTGGATGGCGAGGGCGAGAAATGCCTGCATCAGGCGCTGATCGCCATACGCAAGCGGGGTGGCATCGCCATCGTCATTTCGCACCAGATGGGCGTGTTGATACAGGCCAGCCATGTACTGTGCCTGAACAATGGGCGGATGGATGCGTTCGGCCCGGCGGCGGAAGTGATGGCGCGTTATATGCCCCGCCCGCAGCCGATCGCCAGCGCGCCGCCCAGCCAACAGCCGCCCGTAACGGAGCGAGGGTAA
- a CDS encoding TolC family protein yields the protein MRLQIMRAALLGGVAMLAQIAGVHSQQAQAAPRPPLEYRPALPLEANGALAGRDMAAPVATLEDAIALAYWTNPSLLAQRSTLRAADTLYPEARSAYGPQLNLQASHAYAYDRTETQDDVWRRDKGFSSTADLIFSQNLFSSGRKAAAEGAALAEIEVGRNQLRLREAQVMLDVIAAYVAVIRDREIVGIANENLALLDRQYDSSAKRFKVREITSTDLQQVRTRVEFGRAQLLSAKGQLGASESRFVQHIGALPGNLAEPSLPLSGVASLDQAYALVDGNSPLVQAAMAREKISRANVASARAERGPDLSWQGSGSYGTVTPYQNRLRATEIRSALVLTVPIIDSGARRARIERARQGNDADWRLVDMALRDARQSAASAWDGYQAGRLSLAHYRQATEAAEQAYEGALAQEKAGMRTTLDVLDLARDLLTVRTSYVSARANEYVAKSNLISAMGNLEGPLLVPAIRSYDPQGNFQRQDGRGDVPALTYVLSGLDDIFVTDMQYNRPIRDSAGLTMSRQQLLGQD from the coding sequence ATGCGGTTGCAGATCATGCGGGCGGCCCTGCTGGGCGGAGTGGCAATGCTGGCGCAGATTGCCGGGGTGCATTCACAACAGGCGCAGGCTGCGCCGCGCCCGCCGCTCGAATATCGCCCTGCCCTGCCGCTGGAAGCCAATGGCGCGCTGGCCGGGCGCGATATGGCAGCGCCGGTGGCGACGCTGGAGGATGCGATCGCGCTGGCTTACTGGACCAATCCCAGCTTGCTGGCGCAACGATCCACATTGCGCGCGGCCGACACGCTCTATCCCGAAGCCCGGTCGGCCTATGGGCCGCAGCTCAACCTTCAGGCGAGCCATGCCTATGCCTATGACCGGACCGAAACGCAGGACGATGTGTGGCGGCGGGACAAGGGATTCAGTTCGACCGCCGACCTGATCTTCTCGCAAAACCTGTTCAGTTCGGGGCGCAAGGCCGCGGCAGAGGGCGCGGCGCTGGCGGAAATTGAAGTGGGCCGCAACCAGTTGCGCCTGCGCGAGGCCCAGGTGATGCTGGACGTGATCGCCGCTTATGTCGCGGTGATCCGCGACCGGGAGATTGTCGGCATCGCCAACGAAAATCTGGCATTGCTCGACCGGCAATATGACAGCAGCGCCAAGCGGTTCAAGGTAAGGGAAATCACCTCCACCGACCTGCAACAGGTGCGCACGCGCGTCGAATTTGGCCGCGCGCAATTGTTGAGCGCCAAGGGACAGCTGGGGGCAAGCGAATCCCGCTTCGTCCAGCATATCGGCGCTTTGCCGGGCAATCTGGCCGAACCCTCACTGCCGCTGAGCGGCGTTGCTTCGCTCGATCAGGCCTATGCGCTGGTCGATGGCAACAGCCCGCTGGTGCAGGCGGCGATGGCGCGGGAAAAGATTTCGCGGGCCAATGTGGCAAGCGCACGGGCCGAACGCGGGCCGGACCTGTCCTGGCAGGGTTCGGGTTCCTATGGCACCGTCACGCCCTATCAAAACCGGCTGCGCGCGACTGAGATACGCTCCGCACTGGTGCTGACCGTGCCGATTATCGATTCGGGCGCACGGCGCGCGCGGATCGAGCGGGCGCGGCAGGGCAATGACGCGGACTGGCGACTGGTGGACATGGCGTTGCGCGATGCGCGGCAATCGGCGGCCAGCGCGTGGGACGGATACCAGGCTGGGCGCCTCTCGCTCGCCCATTATCGGCAGGCGACCGAGGCAGCGGAACAGGCCTATGAGGGCGCTTTAGCGCAGGAAAAGGCCGGGATGCGGACCACGCTGGACGTGCTGGACCTAGCCCGCGACCTGCTGACGGTGCGGACCAGTTATGTGTCGGCGCGCGCCAACGAATATGTCGCCAAGAGCAACCTGATCTCCGCGATGGGCAATCTGGAGGGGCCGTTGCTGGTGCCTGCCATCCGGTCCTATGACCCGCAAGGCAATTTTCAGCGGCAGGATGGCCGGGGCGATGTGCCAGCGCTGACATATGTGTTGTCGGGTCTGGACGATATATTCGTTACGGACATGCAATATAATCGTCCGATCCGCGACTCGGCAGGATTAACCATGTCGCGCCAGCAATTGCTTGGACAAGATTGA
- a CDS encoding M10 family metallopeptidase C-terminal domain-containing protein, producing the protein MIIDGNLNDWTSADRIDRGISPGYEIYAKSDGTDFVFALKSGVAIGANTTFWLNTDRNASTGYQIFGFAGGAEYNVNVAADGTLSLYSGGAGQTLVLPTKLTSAFSADGTLLEFRVAKSAIGTPGAIDVLADVNDNVFLPGSYSSGGFTVFNDTGVVADAAQRIGIVYSQTTANNYFSATAYSQLFMAAQSQAMQAGVAFDILTEADLTNLSTLAKYDSIVFPSFRNVQADQVIAITQALEQATKQFGIGLIAAGEFMTNDAAGNALAGDSYARMKLLFDATRVTGGTGDVTLKASDAGSLVLDGYASGEVIHQYSGVGWNGFTSVSGTGTTIATATVAGQDYAAAIATQTGGRNVLFSSDAVMADNNMLQKAIDYSVNGNESISVGLQITRMAGITAARVDMDQSQEVFEVNPENGSAGIYDKMIPILAEWKSAFNFVGSYYVNVGADATNGQTTDWAVSLPYYKSLLDMGNELGSHSYTHPENTNVLTAEQIAYEFGQSRAVLEQQLSAFLGKAVVIDGAAVPGAPEQIATSEEILKYYSYVSGGYSGIGAGYPNAFGYMTPTDAAADKVYIAPNTAFDFTLMEFQKKTVAQAEAQWAAEFKEITAHGETPIVVWPWHDYGPTAWSTDGTSPYVKQMFTNYIAMAANYGMEFVTLGELADRISAFEKTTVTSSIAGNVVTATVAAPQSVGTFALDLDNLTTGQVIKSVAGWYAYDADSLFLPANGGTYAITVGAAADDVTHITKLPMRASLLSLTGDGRTLSFSVQGEGQVVVDVQAPGNNWVVVTGGTIVSQVGELVTIDIGAIGQHAVTVGYTANLAPTITSGSGAATATFTIAENASAVTTIAASDANSVSGDKVAYAIKAGADDGGLFAINATTGALTFKAGPDFENPGDANKDNVYAVTVVATDARGLTDTQALSVRVTDVAGVTTTGTIGANTINGTSEQDRLDGGWGNDIINGLGGNDTLIGGLGNDTLYGGDGIDLLIGGNGRDLMTGGNGVDTFRFESTLDSRTGSGNRDIINDFQSGVDKIDLSAIDARASLFSWGDQAFTFRAGAGASITAEGQLRYRYETVSGIDYTVVEGANSGSSVDFAIALAGRHVLTANDFIL; encoded by the coding sequence ATGATCATCGACGGCAACCTGAATGACTGGACGTCTGCGGACCGGATCGATCGTGGCATCAGCCCCGGCTATGAAATCTACGCCAAGTCGGACGGAACGGATTTCGTCTTTGCACTGAAATCGGGCGTCGCCATCGGGGCGAACACGACTTTTTGGCTGAATACGGATCGCAACGCCTCGACGGGTTATCAGATATTCGGCTTTGCCGGTGGCGCGGAATATAATGTCAATGTCGCTGCAGACGGCACGCTTTCGCTGTATTCGGGCGGCGCGGGTCAGACCCTGGTGCTGCCCACCAAATTGACATCTGCCTTTTCAGCGGACGGCACTTTGCTGGAATTTCGCGTGGCCAAAAGCGCGATCGGCACACCGGGCGCGATCGACGTGCTGGCGGACGTCAACGACAATGTTTTTCTGCCGGGAAGCTATTCTTCAGGCGGGTTTACCGTGTTCAACGACACCGGCGTCGTCGCGGACGCGGCACAGCGGATCGGCATAGTCTATTCGCAGACCACAGCGAACAATTATTTCAGCGCGACGGCCTATTCGCAACTGTTCATGGCCGCACAGTCGCAGGCGATGCAGGCAGGCGTGGCTTTCGACATATTGACCGAAGCGGACCTGACTAACCTGTCGACGCTGGCCAAATATGACTCGATCGTCTTCCCATCCTTCCGCAACGTCCAAGCCGATCAGGTCATAGCCATCACCCAGGCGCTGGAGCAGGCGACCAAGCAGTTCGGCATCGGCCTGATCGCGGCGGGCGAGTTCATGACCAATGACGCGGCGGGCAATGCGCTGGCTGGCGACAGCTATGCGCGCATGAAGTTGCTGTTCGACGCGACGCGCGTGACCGGCGGCACCGGCGACGTGACGTTGAAGGCCAGCGATGCAGGCAGCCTGGTGCTGGACGGCTACGCGTCGGGCGAAGTGATCCACCAATATAGCGGCGTCGGCTGGAACGGTTTTACCAGCGTCAGCGGCACCGGCACTACCATCGCCACGGCGACCGTCGCGGGGCAGGATTATGCCGCCGCCATTGCCACCCAGACCGGCGGGCGCAATGTGCTGTTTTCCAGCGACGCGGTGATGGCCGACAATAATATGCTGCAAAAGGCGATCGATTATTCGGTCAATGGCAATGAGAGCATTTCGGTGGGCCTCCAGATCACTCGCATGGCCGGTATCACCGCCGCGCGCGTGGACATGGACCAGAGCCAGGAAGTGTTCGAGGTCAACCCGGAGAATGGATCGGCAGGCATCTATGACAAGATGATCCCGATCCTGGCCGAATGGAAGTCCGCGTTCAATTTCGTCGGCAGCTATTATGTCAATGTCGGTGCGGATGCCACCAATGGCCAGACGACCGACTGGGCCGTGTCCCTGCCCTATTACAAGTCGCTGCTGGACATGGGCAATGAGCTGGGTTCGCACAGCTATACCCATCCTGAAAATACCAATGTGCTGACGGCCGAACAGATCGCCTATGAATTTGGCCAGTCGCGCGCGGTGCTGGAACAGCAATTGAGCGCGTTTTTGGGCAAGGCCGTGGTCATCGACGGTGCCGCTGTCCCCGGCGCGCCGGAGCAAATCGCAACATCCGAAGAAATCCTGAAATATTACAGCTATGTATCGGGCGGCTATTCGGGCATCGGTGCAGGCTATCCCAATGCGTTCGGCTATATGACGCCGACTGATGCCGCAGCCGACAAGGTCTATATCGCGCCCAACACCGCGTTCGACTTCACGCTGATGGAGTTTCAGAAAAAGACCGTCGCGCAGGCCGAAGCCCAATGGGCGGCGGAGTTCAAGGAAATCACGGCGCATGGCGAAACGCCGATCGTGGTGTGGCCATGGCATGATTATGGCCCGACGGCATGGAGTACGGACGGCACCAGCCCCTACGTCAAGCAGATGTTCACCAACTATATCGCCATGGCCGCCAATTACGGCATGGAATTCGTGACACTGGGCGAACTGGCCGACCGGATCAGCGCGTTTGAGAAAACGACCGTCACGTCCAGCATCGCGGGCAATGTCGTCACCGCAACCGTCGCCGCGCCGCAGAGCGTCGGCACATTCGCGCTCGATCTGGACAATCTGACCACGGGTCAGGTGATCAAGAGCGTGGCGGGATGGTATGCCTATGACGCCGACAGCCTGTTCCTGCCCGCCAATGGCGGCACCTATGCCATCACGGTGGGCGCGGCGGCGGACGATGTGACGCACATCACCAAGCTGCCCATGCGCGCCAGCCTGTTGTCGCTGACCGGCGACGGTCGCACGCTCAGCTTCTCGGTTCAGGGCGAAGGGCAGGTCGTGGTCGATGTGCAGGCGCCCGGCAACAACTGGGTCGTGGTCACGGGCGGCACCATCGTCAGCCAGGTCGGCGAACTGGTGACGATCGACATCGGTGCAATTGGTCAACATGCCGTGACGGTGGGCTATACCGCCAATCTGGCCCCCACCATCACCAGCGGCAGCGGCGCGGCCACCGCGACCTTCACGATCGCGGAAAATGCCTCCGCCGTCACAACCATCGCAGCCAGCGACGCCAACAGCGTGTCGGGCGATAAGGTCGCCTATGCGATCAAGGCGGGCGCAGACGATGGCGGCCTGTTCGCGATCAATGCGACGACGGGCGCATTGACGTTCAAGGCCGGACCGGACTTTGAAAATCCGGGCGATGCCAACAAGGATAATGTCTATGCCGTCACGGTCGTTGCCACCGATGCGCGCGGCCTGACCGATACACAGGCGCTCAGCGTGCGCGTGACCGATGTGGCAGGCGTGACGACGACCGGCACGATCGGTGCGAATACGATCAACGGCACATCGGAGCAGGACCGGCTGGATGGCGGCTGGGGCAACGACATCATCAATGGCCTGGGCGGCAACGACACGCTGATCGGCGGGTTGGGCAACGACACGCTATATGGTGGGGACGGTATCGACCTGCTGATCGGGGGGAATGGCCGCGACCTGATGACCGGCGGCAATGGGGTGGATACGTTCCGCTTTGAATCCACGCTCGACAGCCGGACCGGATCCGGCAACCGCGACATCATCAATGATTTCCAGTCCGGCGTGGACAAGATCGACCTGTCGGCCATCGACGCCAGAGCGTCGCTGTTCAGCTGGGGCGATCAGGCCTTTACTTTCCGCGCGGGCGCAGGCGCGTCCATCACCGCTGAGGGGCAATTGCGTTATCGCTACGAAACGGTGAGCGGGATCGATTATACCGTGGTGGAAGGCGCCAATTCGGGCAGCAGCGTCGATTTCGCCATCGCGCTGGCCGGGCGGCATGTCCTGACCGCGAACGACTTCATCCTCTAA
- a CDS encoding LysR family transcriptional regulator, translating to MLNSADLQLFLAILREGNMVAAGRRAGIDHSTVARRLTALEQALDARLFERSPRGVTPTPAAFALQPHAERIESELLAASASVAARDSAVEGVVRLATTEMFGTYLVAPHVERLHLRHPALTLELATESRSTSLSKREADIAVMLTMPPRGRLIARKLTDYRLGLYASRDYVAQHGAPVDRGDLHRHRFISYIEELAGFPEMIALDQILPGAAIAFRSSSGAAQQAAVAAGMGIGMLHVFAAGQDDRLVQLLPQDVEVWRSYWIVMHADIQRLPRVRATVDFLDEMMGMMRGRL from the coding sequence ATGCTCAATTCCGCCGATCTTCAGCTTTTCCTCGCCATCCTGCGTGAAGGCAATATGGTCGCCGCCGGGCGTCGGGCGGGTATCGACCATAGCACGGTCGCCCGCCGCCTGACGGCGCTGGAACAGGCACTGGATGCGCGCCTGTTCGAACGCAGCCCGCGCGGCGTGACCCCGACTCCGGCTGCGTTCGCGCTGCAACCCCATGCCGAACGGATCGAAAGCGAATTGCTGGCCGCCTCCGCCAGCGTCGCGGCGCGCGACAGCGCGGTGGAAGGGGTCGTGCGGCTGGCGACGACGGAAATGTTCGGCACCTATCTGGTCGCGCCGCATGTCGAACGGCTACACCTGCGCCATCCGGCCCTGACGCTGGAGCTGGCGACCGAAAGCCGATCGACCAGCCTGTCGAAGCGCGAAGCCGATATTGCGGTCATGCTCACCATGCCGCCGCGTGGCCGCCTGATCGCGCGCAAACTGACCGATTATCGCCTCGGCCTCTATGCCTCGCGCGATTATGTCGCGCAGCATGGTGCGCCGGTGGATCGGGGCGACCTGCACCGCCATCGCTTCATTTCCTATATCGAGGAACTGGCCGGTTTCCCCGAAATGATCGCCCTGGACCAGATATTGCCGGGCGCTGCGATTGCCTTTCGCTCCAGTTCGGGCGCGGCGCAGCAGGCGGCCGTGGCGGCGGGGATGGGCATCGGGATGCTGCATGTCTTTGCCGCCGGGCAGGATGATCGACTGGTCCAGCTATTGCCACAGGATGTCGAAGTATGGCGCAGCTACTGGATCGTGATGCACGCAGATATTCAGCGCCTGCCGCGCGTGCGCGCAACGGTTGACTTTCTCGATGAGATGATGGGTATGATGCGCGGCCGACTGTAG
- a CDS encoding CoA-acylating methylmalonate-semialdehyde dehydrogenase: protein MRSITHFIHGKSAPLAGARLSDVLDPSTGAVQAQVELANPAHFQTAMDSALAAQPAWAATNPQRRARVMFRFKELIEQNMDELAVLLSAEHGKVVADSKGDIQRGLEVVEFACGIPHLLKGEYTEGAGPGIDVYSMRQPLGIVAGITPFNFPAMIPLWMCSVAIACGNAFILKPSERDPSVPVRLAELALEAGLPAGILNVVHGDKEIVDAILDHPDIKAVSFVGSSDIANYVYARAAQNGKRAQCMGGAKNHGIILPDADLDQTVADIVGAAYGSAGERCMALPVIVPVGKATAEAMREKLIAAIETLRPGIPTDPDAQYGPVVTGVHKARIESYIQMAVDEGAELVVDGRGFSLQGYEEGFYLAPTLIDHVTPQMQSYQDEIFGPVLQILRAETLEEAISYPTNHQYGNGVAIFTRNGDAARKFAAQVEVGMVGINVPIPVPVAYHSFGGWKRSGFGDTDQYGMDGVRFYTRTKKVTQRWPSGGAVVDQSFVIPTMK, encoded by the coding sequence ATGCGTTCGATTACCCATTTCATCCATGGCAAGTCTGCCCCGCTGGCCGGTGCGCGCCTGTCCGACGTCCTTGATCCCTCGACCGGGGCGGTGCAGGCGCAGGTCGAACTGGCCAACCCCGCCCATTTCCAGACCGCGATGGATTCCGCGCTGGCCGCGCAGCCCGCCTGGGCCGCGACCAACCCGCAGCGGCGCGCGCGCGTGATGTTCCGGTTCAAGGAACTGATCGAACAGAATATGGACGAACTGGCCGTTTTGCTGAGCGCGGAACATGGCAAGGTGGTCGCCGATTCCAAGGGCGATATTCAGCGCGGGCTGGAAGTCGTGGAATTTGCCTGCGGCATTCCGCACCTGTTGAAAGGGGAATATACCGAAGGCGCCGGGCCGGGCATCGACGTCTATTCGATGCGCCAGCCGCTGGGCATCGTGGCGGGCATCACCCCGTTTAATTTCCCCGCCATGATCCCGTTGTGGATGTGTTCGGTGGCGATTGCGTGCGGCAATGCCTTCATCCTGAAACCTTCCGAACGTGATCCGTCGGTGCCGGTGCGTCTGGCCGAACTGGCGCTGGAAGCGGGTCTGCCCGCCGGTATCCTGAACGTCGTGCATGGCGACAAGGAAATCGTCGACGCAATCCTCGACCATCCCGATATCAAGGCCGTCAGCTTCGTCGGTTCGTCCGACATCGCCAATTATGTCTATGCCCGTGCGGCGCAGAACGGCAAGCGCGCGCAGTGCATGGGCGGGGCCAAGAATCATGGCATCATCCTGCCCGACGCCGATCTGGACCAGACGGTCGCGGACATTGTGGGCGCGGCCTATGGGTCGGCGGGCGAACGCTGCATGGCGTTGCCGGTCATCGTGCCAGTCGGCAAGGCGACGGCCGAAGCGATGCGCGAGAAGCTGATCGCGGCGATCGAGACGCTGCGGCCCGGCATCCCGACCGATCCTGACGCGCAATATGGCCCGGTCGTTACCGGCGTGCATAAGGCGCGGATCGAATCCTATATCCAGATGGCGGTCGATGAAGGCGCGGAACTGGTCGTGGACGGGCGTGGCTTCTCGCTTCAGGGCTATGAGGAGGGCTTCTACCTTGCCCCCACGCTGATCGACCATGTGACGCCGCAGATGCAAAGCTATCAGGACGAGATTTTCGGTCCTGTGCTGCAAATCCTGCGCGCCGAAACGCTGGAGGAAGCGATCAGCTATCCGACCAATCACCAATATGGCAATGGCGTGGCGATCTTCACGCGCAATGGCGATGCGGCGCGCAAATTCGCGGCGCAGGTGGAAGTGGGCATGGTCGGCATCAACGTGCCGATCCCGGTGCCGGTCGCCTATCACAGCTTTGGCGGGTGGAAGCGGTCGGGCTTTGGCGACACGGACCAATATGGCATGGACGGGGTGCGGTTCTACACAAGGACCAAGAAGGTCACGCAGCGCTGGCCGAGCGGCGGCGCGGTGGTGGACCAGAGTTTCGTCATTCCGACGATGAAATAA
- a CDS encoding HlyD family type I secretion periplasmic adaptor subunit, whose amino-acid sequence MNDHSLALPAPSTEQPSSPASLRRQRSTIVALVLLIACFGIGGFLIPIGGAVIGSGQIGLQSRVKKIAHPSGGVVAEILVENGQKVRKGQVLLRFDDTVSRADASFSSLSVDQLLARRARLEAEQAGAGSIAFPPELRRNDPSTLRAIADEEKLFRIRRSEQAGLAAQLRARVAQYDQQIQGYQAQINAVQAQRRLIEPERRGVRDLWKQDLVTISRMNELERSAVDLQGSVGALQASIAQAQARITEAREQIIQLGQTSRVDAGTELSRVNDSLNQQQVRSVSAIDARERSVVRAPYDGVVDKLSVSTIGGVVRPADVMMEIVPDSDQMLVDGAVQPSDIDQIRVGQEARIRFASFNSPATPEIRGRVTFVAADQTSDPQSRVSYYPVRVAIDEGDLSKYPELVLKAGMPADLFIETGQRSMISYLTKPLRDQFARAFTDN is encoded by the coding sequence ATGAACGACCATTCCCTTGCCCTCCCCGCGCCCTCGACCGAGCAACCGTCCAGCCCGGCATCGTTGCGGCGGCAGCGGTCGACCATCGTCGCTCTGGTGCTGCTGATCGCTTGTTTCGGCATTGGCGGATTCCTGATCCCGATTGGCGGTGCGGTGATCGGCTCCGGCCAGATCGGCCTGCAATCGCGGGTCAAGAAGATCGCCCATCCCAGTGGCGGCGTGGTCGCCGAAATATTGGTCGAAAACGGGCAAAAGGTCCGCAAGGGGCAAGTATTGCTGCGCTTCGACGACACGGTGTCGCGCGCCGACGCCAGTTTTTCCAGCCTGAGCGTTGACCAGTTGCTGGCGCGCCGCGCCCGGCTGGAGGCGGAGCAGGCAGGCGCGGGCAGTATCGCCTTTCCGCCCGAATTACGGCGCAACGATCCATCGACGTTGCGGGCGATAGCGGACGAGGAAAAGCTGTTCCGAATTCGGCGCAGCGAGCAGGCGGGCCTGGCAGCCCAGTTGCGCGCGCGGGTGGCGCAATATGACCAGCAGATCCAAGGCTATCAGGCGCAGATCAACGCGGTGCAGGCGCAACGCCGCCTGATCGAACCGGAGCGCAGGGGCGTCCGCGACTTGTGGAAGCAGGATCTGGTGACGATCAGCCGCATGAACGAGCTGGAGCGGTCCGCCGTCGATTTGCAGGGTAGCGTCGGCGCGTTGCAGGCCAGCATCGCGCAGGCGCAGGCGCGCATTACCGAAGCGCGCGAACAGATCATCCAACTGGGCCAGACCAGCCGGGTGGACGCAGGCACCGAATTGTCGCGCGTCAATGACAGTCTCAACCAGCAGCAGGTTCGCAGCGTGTCGGCCATCGATGCGCGCGAACGCAGCGTCGTGCGCGCGCCCTATGACGGGGTGGTGGACAAGCTGAGCGTCAGTACCATTGGCGGGGTCGTGCGCCCGGCGGACGTGATGATGGAAATCGTGCCGGACAGCGACCAGATGCTGGTGGACGGCGCGGTGCAACCCAGCGACATCGACCAGATCCGCGTCGGACAAGAGGCGCGCATCCGTTTTGCGTCGTTCAACAGTCCTGCAACCCCCGAAATCCGGGGACGGGTGACATTCGTCGCGGCGGACCAGACCAGCGATCCGCAAAGCCGGGTCAGCTATTATCCGGTGCGGGTCGCGATCGACGAAGGCGACCTGAGCAAATATCCAGAGCTGGTGCTGAAAGCCGGGATGCCCGCCGACCTGTTCATAGAAACCGGGCAGCGATCCATGATTTCCTACCTGACCAAGCCGTTGCGCGATCAGTTCGCGCGCGCATTTACGGACAATTGA